The nucleotide sequence AGCTTTCCCCTCAACCAACGAATAGTTTTACGGCAAAATTATAAACCCACCCAGATCCCTAAACAAAAGGTGACTGGGAAAACGAGCTTTGGTAATCGTCCGGGGCTCTTTTCCATCACTTTCTTTGTCCCGTAAACACCGTTAATCAGCCCTACATACGGACGTAGCCTTTTCTTTGCAAACCCCATTGGCCCGACACCTTATCTTCTGGGTCCAGCTGGACTGTAAGGCGTGGACGCATCACCAGCAAAacataaaagataaaaaaaaaaaaaaaaaaacatacaacTAAAGTCGCGATGGGGTCCTCGGGATCTCTTGACCCCGAAGAGCTGACGGTGGTTGTTACCGGTTTTGGGGTATGTTGATTTTCAGGTCGCTTTTCTCCCCCCGATGCGGAACACTCCAAAGGATACAATTGACTTTTCTCATTCTGAGTGAGAGATGTGCTTGCTACACACTTTCtggcttgtctttttttcgtcccCCCTTTGTTCCCTGAAAGAAAGCAAAACTTTGATACTTGGCGGTTGTTTTATAGGTGTCATTGGCATCTATAATAGTCGAGACAGACTATTGCCTTTGTCATTGGTGTCTGTGCCTGGAAGTTGGTTCCCGTTCTCGAGGCCAAGTGGCCAACGTTACAACGCTCGCTTGCACGTGCTCGCCGAGATGGCTCTGCTCACATGAGCGTCGCTTTTAAGGGTACATGTAATGTAGCCTGAAACATCCCATCGAGTTATTAGGCAAGGCCTATTATCCCCTGCGACAtatcttttttgttctcgtTTGCTCTCCTTCATTGCTCTCTTCTGGAACAGGGGACGACCATCCAAATCCCTCGCAAGCAAAAACCCCCCACCTTCTCACCATGCCTGCGCATATCCTTCTGACAACACCCCTTTTGGGTACCTCTGTCCACCACAGCCCTTCAGAGAGGAATACCCCGTAAACCCAGCATGGGAGATCACGCGGCTCCTCCCAGACTacctcccgccgccgccgggcaAGACGGCCATGCAGCACCGGAGgtccgacgacgacgccccGCCGCTACCGCCGGTGCGGATCCAAAAGTACCCGTCGCCCATCCGCGTCAACTACCAGACGGTCCGCGAGCTGGTCCCAAGGCTCTGGGGTGACGAGCCCGGGGAGCAGCCCGCCGCGGCAACggagccgcagcagcaaggGAGCGGTGGGCCAAAGATTGATCTGATGATCCACATCGGCATGGCTGGCCCCCGTCGCTACCACTCCATCGAGCGCCGCGGCCATCGCGATGGGTACCGTGGGTTGGACGTCGATGGGTTGCCGTTGTCGGACGAGGAGCGCCACGCCCGCGAGGGTGATAAGTGGATCTGGCATGGGCTGCCGCACGAGATCGAGACTGATCTGCTGCTGGATGATGTGCTGGATCGGTGGAAGGGTTACGTGCCTGTAGGTTCTTGTCGACACCCATGCATTGTATCATTTGATGGGATTTTGCATCCCCCGTCGAAGCTCCTTTTTTGCCTGCTTTTCTAAACAAATCCAAAACAAACAACAGTGGGACGCCGACGTACGCATCTCAGAGGACGCTGGCCGCTACCTCTGCGACTTCATCTACTACAGCTCGCTGGCGCACCTCCACCGCAAGGGCGACCACCGGCGCGTCGTGTTCCTGCACGTCCCCGTCGACGTGACGGACGAGGCGCTGCGCAAGGGCGTCGACCTGACGCTGCAGCTGATCCGGTCGGCGCTGGAGAGCGAGAGGAGCGGCCTCGCGGCCGAGAGGAGGGACACGAGGGCCAGGAAGAAGGACGACGACCAGAGGCTGCGCGCGCTGcacgagcagcagcagcgcgccCAGTGGCAGCAGGACCAGGAGCTCAGGGAGCAGAGGCAGAGGGAGAGGGATGCGGGGAAGCAGAAGCAGGCCGAGGATGGAGGGGCGGCGGCTGGGGGAGGTGAGGGTGTCAAGGATCAGCTTTGGTATGTTGATCAGCCCGACGATGCAGCGAAGCAATAATGCTGGCATTTAGGTATGGGCAGATGCTGGGATCTCGCGAGCATTTTTGGATAGCAATTGGGGCTTTGAATGAAGAGCCATGTGTTCACGTTGTTTTGTTTCGCATCAAGTATGTTGATTCATGCAGTAATCATTGAAGTTGTTGTTTTCGTTGCCTATTGTACGTATTTTGCTTTGTACAAAGATTACATATGATGGACTGTGGAAGTTTGTTTTTTCCTTCCTCTCCCAACCTCTCTTCTTGAGGTGATTTAGCCTTTATGAAAGTCGAGTCTCTTAAAAGAGATTAAAAATGCAGGTGCAGGCTTGATGGGGTATAGGGGGGTTTTTGACATAGGAAAAAGACATGAGAAGTGGTGACTGGTTCTTTTAGATAGGCTCAAAACGCAAGTGGATAAAGTtggaggggggaaaaaagagcCTTGGTGCTTTCAGAACCAAGCCTGCCCATCTCAGTGTCGTTGCTTTTGTGCCTGGTTGCATGGTGTGCGTGTGTGGTGTGGGTATCATTATATCATAGCTATCGTACAGCTGGCAGGGATAAACGTCAGTGCGTTGCACCGGACTTGGGAATCCCTGAAAAAGGTAGAGGTAACGCCAACAAAGTTTTACGTCGTAGCGGCCTGAACTCGCGCCaaaaagagaaggaaaagaaaatccaAACACCCGCCGAGCTTTCAAAAGAAGCTCGTTGTGGCAGGGTCATTTGGCGTCGGTGGTATAGTCGGCAGGGTACTTTGGAGCCGAGCAGAAGAGAAGCGAGCAGAAGAGAGCCTCACGGGCTTGAAGCCCAAGTCCGACCGCGACCGGTGTCTGGTGGCGGTCATGGCGACGCCGAGGGTCGgcttctcctcgtcgtcgtgcggcggcggcgtggtgCAGTCGGACGAGACGCTGGCGCCCGAGTTGGTGTCGTGCGAAAATGACCGCATGTGCGACCTCGGAGAAGGGGAGCTGCTGATGGGCATGACCATGACCGAGTGGCGCGAGGACTCGTCGCCCTTTACGTGCGGGCActggccctgcccgaccGAGGCGCGGTGGCTGTGGAAGGAGCACATGCGGAAGCCAAAGTTGCGCTCGTCGTTGCGCAGGCAGTTGGTCGGGATGCGGAGCTGCGGGTTCTTGATGCAGACGCTGCTGCGGGAGCCGGCCATCTTGCGCAGGTGCGCCGTGTAGTCGTCGTGGAACTCGCGGAACCGGTCCATGAGGTGCTGGAACTGCGACGCgatggcctcggcggcggcgtcgcggTCTTCTTGGTACACGAGGTCgttggcgtcgtcgtcgtcgccgttgcATCTCCCCGAGGATCCACCAGAGGAGAGAGTCCAGGCCACCATGGCGACGGCCCACTTGCGCAGCCTAAAGGCCTCGGCGGCCCGGCGCTCGTAGAGGGAGCGGACGAATCGTGGTGACACGTCCCAGTCCAAGCGGAGATAGAGGTCCTGGATGGCGTCCATTGAGGCGTCTTGGAGGGCGGGAAGGTCGACGGCAGCGGCGAAGAGGTGAAGATGTACCAGTGCCCACCTGAGGCCACGAAGACGAGCAGATCCAGCCTCGTGGTCGCCCGTGTCCGCCTCGGCAGCGACTATGGCTGACAAGGCACGGTCGACTGCGGAACTAAAGGTCTGGCGGTGGTAGAGCCAGAGGACGAAAAGGTCAAACATCTCGGGTGATTCAGCAGAGAACCACAGCACCgtcgtcttgctgtcggcgGAGCCGGTAAGGCCGTCGGGGATGGCAGCCAGGCTCTCACGGAAGAAGCTGCTCGTTGAGCAGAGCAGCTTCTTGTGAATGTCGAAGCTCTTCTTATGCGGGCCGACCAGCACTCGCACCATATCGGTGCCCAGCGAGCCGGTCGGCTCCGAAGTTGACTTGCGATGCGGCATTATACGAAAGGAGCTATATGGATAGAAGGTATATAACTAACCCGGGGTAATGGGGGTGTCGGGAGAAGCGAAGTGGGTGGGCACTTGATATATGCTCAAGCTCTCACCAGGAGATACGATGGTGAAAAGGGGGTTTGGAATCTGGGCGGAGCGGCTCAGCCGTTCTTGTGCAGGTTCGTGAGAGCGAGTGTATAGAAGGGAAGGTGGAGGTCAAGGTGAAGATCAGGGGATGCACGTGCGGACCGGACTCCCTCGGAATCACAGCCACTTACTTTTGCATGTCAAGACGTCAAGACAGGAGAagaagggagaaaaaaaaaagaggccaGAAAAGAATAATAAAAGAGCAACCAACAGCCGAAAAGACTCACTCCTACTCTACCCCGGTAGAATCAACGCGATAGCCCGCTCgtcagaaagaaagaaaaagctaaGAATAATCCACCCTTTTCCTCCACAGTCCACACCTTTTCGTCATCTTTGTGCTTCGTCTACTGTCTAGAGACGGGATCGAGTCCCCTTAGTTATCTCGATTAATCCCGGACAATGTTTCGTCGTGCTGCAGCAGACAAGGGGGTTTGGGTGGTAGCGTCACATCCAGCCCCGGCCAGTTGGGTTTTAGCCCATGTCTGTCTGCGCGGGATGGCACATGGCcgactgttttcttttttgtctttttttttcgtccctctctttttctttctgggACATTTTTAGGCTCGTGGGTCCTCCTCCTGTTCCTGCCTGCCGGGGGTGGCTTGGTCCCATACCTTGTTGGGTTGGCTTTTCGCTTTGCATGGGAGGGAGGCTTGGGAGGAAAGCCAGCTTGTCAGCTTTGCTAGCTCACAGTAATTACAGTACAGAACAAAGTGACCACAGCaataaaaaaattaaaaaaaaaagtcagatttcaaccctaaccctacCTCCATCGTCTTGATCGCCCTGTTTCCTTGCACACGAGAAACTTGAGACACGCCATCCCCACCATCACCTTCCCCCTCCTGATCACACTGTACACGGCTTGACGGAAACTTGATACCAATTCGTTGCCTTGTTGTTTTGAGTCGACGGAATATCTAGGAGCGTCTGCCGCCTTGTGAGTGACGAAGATGATTCGGGATTTGACGCGCAATAGAGCAGCTTCAGGTGAGCCGTTATCCGAGGACTTGGCGGTGCCAAGCACAATCTCGCGATGGCTGCACAATTCTTTAATCTCACTATTCCCCGCTTACATGTCTGAGCATTACAATGTTCATTTCCAGTCGAGAATTTTATCCACCTCTTTATGGAGAGGTTCAGATAACCGGCAAGAGAGAACCGATTGTCAGAAGGGATAATCGCTGGTACGAATTAGCTTTCCTTCACAACATGATGTATCGGATCCAGTCCCGCAACCTGTACCATGGTGAATGTCGTCGATCGGCGGTCATCTTTAAGCCAAGCATTGTTTTGGCGTTTCATTCCAAACCCACCCGGCCTAGACTCAGTAGCCTGTTCttattcttgtttttttttttttcttgtccctctCACCTTGTCGGGGTTTGTATCAAGTCATGTGTGTGTGAGACAGCTTGACAAGGTGGAAAGCGGGGTTTGCTTTCGCTACCATCAAGTCTCAGCTAGATTTGTTCTCGAAGGACATTCCATCAAACTAGCCGAGGGGGGCTTGGgggggggctgccttgctgcGTCCGTAAATCTATACAAAACAAGCAAATCGTGGCAGAAACCTATGGTCCCGAATCCTTGGATGGGgattttgtttttctgtttGTTTTGTACCTCATCATTTGTTTGTTTCGATGTGGAGGTTCCTGACACAAACTTGGGACGAAAAACATATCGTCTGAAGTTTTTTGTTTACTTGAGTGGTTTTCAATGCAAGAGAAGCTTTGACCTCTCTTTTCTTATTTCAGCCGCTATTAATCCCTTGGCACATGGTGGTTGTGCATGGGCAAGCACATCAGACGAAATTGGTTTAGCGACTGCTGCGCTGTGTGATGGCTGAAGTGTGCCTGTCGTGCCTGCCTGTCAAAGTCTGTGCGCTCGCTCGCGGTTTACTACCACAAGTACCTACTGTAGCACTGCTAGGTACTGTAGTACTGTAAGAGGTAGCCTCTTTGAAGGGTGGATCACGGTAGCCATCAAAAATTGCTTGGTAGGTTGCAGTGTCAAGGCCTCGTTTGGCCTCGGTTCCAGCTGTTACGAGAAGGGATGTGCCGTACGACGGATTTGCCGGAGAAGCCCACAGCTTCAAGAAGCCTTTTAGAAAGGCATCTGGTTGTAATTCCAAGTTTCTGGATCCAAATTCTCTCGTCAATGGCCGAGTTTAATTGAGTCCACATCGAAGTCGATTTTGGTTCTACATACAAGTGCCGTTGAAGAGTAGTACAGTTTGGATCCATACTATCCAGAAAGTAACATACATATGCCTTATGTGTGTGGATGCTGCCGTGGGACACCTGCAAGCATGACAGGAACCAAAACATCGGCTTGTTTTTGATGTGATGGAGACATTACCTAGATAAGATGGCAATGTGACGTTCGTTCGCTCGAATGTACCACAGTACACTCTCACCCGAGTCAATATTTCGGTCTCGCCGGGCGCAGATAACTCGGAATATTGATTTCGCAACGTTGAGTATTTATTCTACACACGTGTACGACATTTCTCCTCAACCTGTCCATCCTTTGCCAATTATGAAATCAGGGACCTGTCTGGTGCTTACTGTGCTAATGCATGATTCAATTCCGATAAATCCAAGCTTCCTGGTCGCCCTGCTGTCCAGAGCGATTCACGCAGCACTTTGTGATAGGTGCGTGTCCAGACATGGTGGGGTGGATTTGTCAGCCAGCTCCATTGTTTGCCGAATTAAGTGCGCATGCGTCGACCATTGTATGGTGACGTCtaattactttttttttattttcgatGCGTTTCGCTTTGCATCTTTTTTAGATCTAGACCTACGGAGGTAGACTAAACTTGTTGCCGCCCATCACACCATCACGTCAACATTAGCTAACCCCAGTTCCTGGAGCACCCACGGAAAATTGAAGCGGGCAAATGTTGTTCCCCTAGTCTAGTATACTGACGCTTGCCACACAGCCATACAAACGTATTAATGATCAAGCTGTATGTAGTGCAACGATGATCGATCCGTGGTATTTGTAAGGGCCATTTCACTCGTTCCACATTATGAATTCTCCCAATTTTGGATACAGGTTGCTATATGTAATTTTTAGAATATAAAGTTGTTGCAGTCGCACCTCTTACCTGAACCAAAGGCTTGGCTTGAAAGTCATCAATCACAACACAAAGTAGaccttctagttctagacccaCTTTGCCAACCCCTCCTTCTTTCATCACCCAGCTTCCAAACATCAAACAAGTGCAGTTGCTGGTATCACGAGCAAAATGTCGGCAGAAAAGAAGACTTTGAGCAAACCGGCCGCCGGGGTGCCTTACTACACCCCAGCCCAGGAGCCGCCGGCAGGGACCCCTTTGCAGCAGCAGGACGCCATCCCAACGCTGTTCAAGCCTCTGAAGATCCGTGGCGTCGAGCTCTCCAACCGCTTTGGCGTCTCGCCCATGTGCACCTACTCAGCCGACGATGGCCACCTGACCGACTTCCACTTGGTGCACCTGGGCCAGTTCGCCCTGCACGGCACGGCCCTGACCATTGTCGAGGCCACATCCGTCACGCCCAACGGACGCATCTCGCCCGAGGACAGCGGCCTGTGGCAAGACAGCCAGATCGCTCCTCTGCGCCGCATCGTCGACTACGTGCACAGCCAGGGCCAAAAGATCGCCATCCAACTGGCTCATGCCGGCCGCAAGGCCAGCACAAAGGCCCCCTGGCACGACTCCTTCACCCCCAGCGGCGAGTATAAGCCGAGAGAGGGCTTACAGGTCGTCGGACCCGAGTATGGCGGCTGGCCTGATGACGTCTGGGCCCCGAGCGCCATCCCGTTCTCGGAGGACTTTCCGAACCCCAAGGAGATGACCGTTGAGGAGATTGAGGGACTCGTCACCAGCTTTGTGGACGCTGCCAAGCGTGCCATCGAGGCCGGCGTCGACATTATTGAGATTCACGGCGCTCACGGTTACCTGATCACCGAGTTCCTTTCGCCGCTATCAAACGTAAGTGGAGATACTTTGTGTGGGGCTGTGCGCATACTCCCTCGGGTGTGACTTCTATTAACATTTTATTTCCTGGCACGCAGAAACGGACAGACAAGTACGGCGGCAGCTTTGAGAACCGCACCCGGGTCCTGATCGATATTATCAAGGCCGTCCGGGCAGTGATTCCCGAGGAGATGCCACTCTTCGTCCGAATCTCCGCGACCGAATGGATGGAGTACGCCGGCGAGCCTAGCTGGGACCTCGAGCAGAGCACACAGCTTGCCAAGCTCCTCCCGGACCTGGGTGTCGACCTGCTCGACGTCAGCTCGGGCGGAAACTCGGTGGCCCAAAAGATCGAGCTCACGCCGTACTACCAGATCGACCTGGCAGCCAAGATCCGCGAGGCCGTCGGCGATAGGTTGCTCATAGGCGCGGTCGGCAACATCAACACGGCTGACATTGCGCGCGATGTCGTGGATGAGCAGGGCGCCGAGAaggtggccgaggccaaGCAGACGCATGACACCATCGAGGTCGTGAGCGAATCACATGGCGGCAAGACCAAGGCGGATCTGGTCCTCATTGCTCGCCAGTTCCTGCGCGAGCCTGAGTTTGTGCTGAGGACGGCGCATAACCTTGGGGTCAATGTGCAGTGGCCTCACCAATACCACAGAGCAGTGTGGCGCAAGGGTGCAAGGATTTGATAAAGGGGCATTAGAGGATAAAGAGCCCCGAAGAGATGAATGAAGGGTGAAGAAAAGAATATGAAAGAATATAATA is from Pyricularia oryzae 70-15 chromosome 2, whole genome shotgun sequence and encodes:
- a CDS encoding NADPH dehydrogenase, which translates into the protein MSAEKKTLSKPAAGVPYYTPAQEPPAGTPLQQQDAIPTLFKPLKIRGVELSNRFGVSPMCTYSADDGHLTDFHLVHLGQFALHGTALTIVEATSVTPNGRISPEDSGLWQDSQIAPLRRIVDYVHSQGQKIAIQLAHAGRKASTKAPWHDSFTPSGEYKPREGLQVVGPEYGGWPDDVWAPSAIPFSEDFPNPKEMTVEEIEGLVTSFVDAAKRAIEAGVDIIEIHGAHGYLITEFLSPLSNKRTDKYGGSFENRTRVLIDIIKAVRAVIPEEMPLFVRISATEWMEYAGEPSWDLEQSTQLAKLLPDLGVDLLDVSSGGNSVAQKIELTPYYQIDLAAKIREAVGDRLLIGAVGNINTADIARDVVDEQGAEKVAEAKQTHDTIEVVSESHGGKTKADLVLIARQFLREPEFVLRTAHNLGVNVQWPHQYHRAVWRKGARI